One window from the genome of Desulforamulus ruminis DSM 2154 encodes:
- a CDS encoding EAL domain-containing protein, with amino-acid sequence MGKIRQKVNLFDFHTIRWRITLVILVVIIFHIATILWITRQVHINATQAALEKVKGDLQMGEALLDAHYPGDWMLENGKLCKGNVCMNNNNLIVDKIGRMTGNTCTVFQGDVRIATNIMRDGSRAIGTKVSKEVAQVVLGEGREYWGEAEVVGIKYQTAYKPIKDSAGKNIGIFYMGANKQYVDSLFRNCLWNVGATFYLNLLMIVSVVWVLTKSLVRPVRELVHSANRLARGDLDTKIVVKAQDEIGYIAKAIERMRKERKRSEEKLRSAHQQLLNIIEFLPDATFVIDQDRRVIAWNRAVEEMSGVGKEEIIGKGDYAYAKAFYNEARPILIDLFFFDYPEIRGKYNYIKNKEKTLFAEIFFPERGDEEGTYWWATASPLFNDEGKLVGAIESIRDITEQKVNEKRLEYLATHDSLTSIPNRFFLEETLKRAVARAKRGRKSALLLIDLDNFKMVNDTLGHDAGDRLLLSLTGILRNNLREEDFLARLGGDEFAVLLEGAAAEEAMVVAEKLRRVIDESELCLVMYRSCFNVSLSIGITLVEGDMPPSRILALADTALYKAKEGGRNRIAFLRNGEDETSHFSETNQMVTLIKGALKENRFVLYFQPVVSIEGGHIIHYEVLVRMKDTEGELIFPNRFIPVAERFGLMPQIDRWVVESSLKVLARSPDKKLFINLSGVSLGDEDLLQFIKQAVGENNIDPSRIGFEITETAAVKDLSRAENWISELRKIGCRFSLDDFGIGFSSFYYLKILPVDYIKIDGSFIRNVHQENTHSALVQAINTVAQTLSKKTVAEFVENEEDLKKLQELKVDYAQGYYLGRPEPEECGDAPGSKKPLKDH; translated from the coding sequence ATGGGAAAAATCAGACAAAAGGTTAACCTGTTTGATTTTCATACCATTCGTTGGAGAATAACCCTTGTTATTCTGGTGGTCATCATTTTTCACATTGCCACAATCCTCTGGATAACCAGGCAGGTGCATATCAACGCCACCCAGGCCGCTTTGGAAAAGGTAAAGGGGGATCTGCAGATGGGAGAGGCCCTTCTGGATGCCCATTATCCCGGGGACTGGATGCTGGAGAACGGCAAGCTTTGCAAGGGGAATGTCTGCATGAACAATAATAATTTAATTGTGGATAAAATTGGCCGCATGACCGGCAACACCTGTACTGTTTTTCAGGGAGATGTCCGTATTGCCACCAATATAATGAGAGACGGCAGCCGGGCCATCGGGACTAAGGTGTCGAAGGAAGTAGCCCAGGTTGTTCTCGGAGAGGGACGGGAATATTGGGGGGAAGCGGAGGTAGTGGGAATTAAATACCAGACCGCCTATAAACCCATTAAAGATTCTGCCGGAAAAAACATCGGCATTTTCTATATGGGAGCCAACAAGCAATATGTGGATAGCCTGTTTAGAAACTGCCTGTGGAATGTTGGCGCCACCTTTTATCTCAACTTGCTGATGATTGTCAGTGTGGTTTGGGTATTAACCAAATCCCTGGTGCGGCCGGTGCGGGAACTGGTCCATTCGGCAAATCGGCTGGCCCGGGGAGATCTGGATACTAAAATTGTGGTGAAGGCACAGGATGAGATTGGTTATATTGCCAAGGCCATTGAGAGAATGCGCAAGGAGCGCAAGCGTTCCGAAGAAAAATTACGCTCAGCTCATCAACAATTGCTAAATATCATTGAATTTTTGCCCGACGCCACTTTTGTTATTGACCAGGACAGAAGGGTGATTGCCTGGAACAGAGCGGTGGAGGAGATGTCGGGGGTTGGCAAAGAGGAGATTATCGGCAAAGGGGATTATGCCTATGCCAAAGCCTTTTATAATGAGGCCAGACCTATTTTAATTGATTTGTTTTTTTTCGATTATCCGGAAATCCGGGGGAAATACAACTATATCAAGAATAAAGAGAAAACCCTTTTTGCAGAAATCTTCTTCCCGGAAAGAGGAGATGAAGAGGGGACCTACTGGTGGGCCACCGCGTCTCCCTTGTTTAATGATGAGGGAAAACTGGTGGGCGCCATTGAATCCATCCGGGATATTACCGAGCAGAAGGTGAATGAGAAGCGGCTGGAATATTTAGCCACCCACGATTCCCTGACCTCTATTCCCAACCGCTTCTTTCTGGAGGAGACCCTTAAGCGGGCGGTGGCTAGAGCTAAACGAGGCAGAAAAAGCGCCCTTTTGCTGATTGATCTGGATAACTTTAAAATGGTCAACGATACCCTGGGGCACGACGCGGGGGACCGGCTGCTGCTGTCCCTGACCGGAATTCTCCGCAACAACCTGCGGGAAGAGGACTTTTTAGCCCGCCTGGGCGGGGATGAATTTGCCGTGTTATTGGAAGGAGCCGCTGCGGAAGAGGCCATGGTGGTAGCGGAAAAACTCCGGCGGGTAATCGATGAGAGCGAGCTGTGCCTGGTAATGTACCGGTCGTGTTTTAATGTAAGTCTCAGCATCGGTATTACTTTGGTGGAGGGAGACATGCCGCCCAGCAGGATTCTGGCCCTGGCGGATACAGCTCTTTATAAGGCCAAAGAGGGCGGCAGAAATCGGATTGCCTTCCTGAGGAACGGGGAAGATGAGACCAGTCATTTTTCAGAAACCAATCAGATGGTAACCCTCATTAAAGGGGCCTTGAAGGAAAACCGTTTTGTCCTCTATTTCCAGCCGGTTGTCTCTATTGAAGGCGGTCACATCATCCATTACGAGGTTTTGGTGCGGATGAAGGACACCGAGGGAGAATTGATTTTTCCCAACCGCTTCATTCCGGTGGCCGAACGCTTTGGTCTGATGCCTCAGATTGACCGCTGGGTTGTTGAGTCTTCCCTGAAAGTGTTGGCGCGGAGCCCGGATAAGAAGCTTTTTATAAATTTATCCGGGGTCAGTCTGGGTGATGAAGATTTGTTGCAATTTATTAAGCAGGCCGTTGGGGAGAATAACATCGATCCCTCCAGGATCGGCTTTGAAATAACGGAAACCGCGGCGGTAAAAGATTTGTCCCGGGCGGAGAACTGGATCAGCGAACTCAGAAAGATTGGCTGCCGGTTTTCTCTGGATGACTTTGGTATTGGTTTTTCTTCCTTCTACTATTTAAAGATTCTGCCGGTGGATTACATTAAAATCGACGGGTCCTTTATTCGTAATGTACACCAAGAAAATACTCACAGCGCCCTGGTGCAAGCCATTAACACCGTGGCGCAGACCCTGTCCAAAAAAACGGTGGCCGAATTTGTGGAAAATGAGGAGGACCTGAAAAAGCTGCAGGAGCTGAAAGTGGATTACGCCCAGGGGTATTATCTGGGCAGGCCGGAGCCGGAAGAGTGCGGCGACGCTCCTGGTAGTAAAAAGCCCTTGAAGGATCATTAA